Proteins encoded by one window of Pseudonocardia sp. HH130629-09:
- a CDS encoding rhomboid family intramembrane serine protease, with the protein MTAPPDGRPARVLPPAPVRAAVIMLVFTAALYVFEAVDQASGEMVDAASAIYPRDIDGLAGILTAPLLHGDWAHLAANSLPFLIFGFLAMSGGPVQWFAVTATIWLVSGLGVWLTSPLPVLGASGIVFGWFLFLLTRGFYARNGTQILLAVVLFLFLFYGSILWGVLPSDPSVSWQGHLFGAVGGVLAAYWVSRADRLPS; encoded by the coding sequence ATGACCGCACCCCCGGACGGCCGCCCCGCCCGTGTGCTGCCGCCCGCGCCGGTGCGCGCGGCGGTGATCATGCTGGTGTTCACCGCCGCGCTGTACGTCTTCGAGGCCGTCGACCAGGCGTCGGGCGAGATGGTCGACGCCGCCTCGGCGATCTACCCGCGCGACATCGACGGGCTGGCCGGGATCCTCACCGCGCCGCTGCTGCACGGCGACTGGGCGCATCTCGCCGCGAACAGCCTGCCGTTCCTGATCTTCGGGTTCCTCGCGATGTCCGGCGGCCCCGTCCAGTGGTTCGCGGTGACCGCGACGATCTGGCTGGTCAGCGGGCTGGGGGTGTGGCTGACCTCGCCGCTGCCGGTACTCGGCGCCTCCGGGATCGTGTTCGGCTGGTTCCTGTTCCTGCTGACCCGCGGCTTCTACGCCCGCAACGGCACGCAGATCCTGCTCGCCGTCGTCCTGTTCCTGTTCCTGTTCTACGGCTCCATCCTCTGGGGCGTGCTGCCCTCCGACCCGTCGGTGTCCTGGCAGGGCCACCTGTTCGGCGCGGTCGGCGGGGTGCTCGCCGCCTACTGGGTGTCCCGGGCCGACCGCCTACCCTCCTAG
- a CDS encoding MoaD/ThiS family protein, with translation MAVSVSVPTILRTHTGGEKTVEAKGDTVSAVIDDLESRHSGIKDRLITDGKLHRFVNIYVDDEDIRFAGGLEAPVKESSTFTILPAVAGGR, from the coding sequence ATGGCCGTCTCCGTGTCCGTCCCCACCATCCTTCGCACCCACACCGGCGGCGAGAAGACCGTCGAGGCGAAGGGCGACACCGTCTCCGCGGTCATCGACGACCTGGAGTCGCGGCACAGCGGCATCAAGGACCGTCTGATCACCGACGGCAAGCTGCACCGCTTCGTCAACATCTACGTCGACGACGAGGACATCCGTTTCGCCGGCGGCCTGGAGGCCCCGGTCAAGGAGTCCTCGACGTTCACGATCCTCCCGGCCGTGGCCGGCGGTCGCTGA
- a CDS encoding isochorismatase family protein translates to MARALIVVDVQNDFCEGGALAVAGGAAVAAGIGPLATGGRDGTAYDHVVATRDVHVDPGPHFSDTPDFVDSWPPHCRAGTPGASFHPALDVAPIECVFDKGAYTAAYSGFEGASANESGQPLGDWLGERGVTEVDVVGLATDHCVRATALDAARLGLATTVLLHHCAGVSPETTERALAELAEAGVELRTA, encoded by the coding sequence ATGGCCCGAGCGTTGATCGTCGTCGACGTCCAGAACGACTTCTGCGAGGGCGGCGCCCTCGCGGTGGCCGGTGGGGCCGCCGTCGCCGCCGGCATCGGGCCGCTCGCGACCGGCGGCCGGGACGGCACGGCCTACGACCACGTCGTCGCCACCCGGGACGTGCACGTGGACCCGGGCCCGCACTTCTCCGACACCCCGGACTTCGTCGACTCCTGGCCGCCGCACTGCCGCGCGGGGACGCCGGGCGCGTCGTTCCACCCGGCGCTGGACGTCGCGCCGATCGAGTGCGTCTTCGACAAGGGCGCCTACACCGCTGCCTACTCGGGCTTCGAGGGCGCGAGCGCCAACGAGTCGGGCCAGCCGCTGGGCGACTGGCTGGGCGAGCGCGGGGTGACCGAGGTCGACGTCGTCGGCCTGGCGACCGACCACTGCGTCCGGGCGACCGCGCTCGACGCCGCACGGCTCGGGCTCGCGACGACGGTGCTGCTGCACCACTGCGCGGGGGTCTCCCCGGAGACGACGGAGCGGGCGCTGGCCGAGCTGGCCGAGGCCGGCGTGGAGCTCCGCACGGCCTGA
- a CDS encoding non-canonical purine NTP pyrophosphatase, whose translation MRILLATRNAKKLVELRRITEAAGLSGVEIVGLADVPEFPEAPETGATFAANALAKARDAAAATGLPAIADDSGITVDALNGMPGIFSARWSGRHGDDAANLALLLGQTADVPDERRGASFVCAAALVTPEAAAGLHDTDDTDGSDATGGPDAEDSVPGRTVVHGTWRGTLLRAPRGENGFGYDPIFAPEGDTRSSAELSAEEKDAASHRGTALRALVPHLQALLARD comes from the coding sequence GTGAGGATCCTGCTCGCCACCCGCAACGCCAAGAAGCTCGTCGAGCTGCGCCGGATCACCGAGGCCGCGGGTCTCTCCGGGGTGGAGATCGTCGGGCTCGCCGACGTCCCCGAGTTCCCCGAGGCCCCTGAGACCGGCGCGACCTTCGCCGCGAACGCGCTCGCCAAGGCCCGCGACGCCGCCGCCGCGACCGGGCTGCCCGCGATCGCCGACGACTCGGGCATCACCGTCGACGCCCTCAACGGCATGCCGGGCATCTTCTCCGCCCGCTGGTCCGGCCGGCACGGCGACGACGCGGCCAACCTGGCGCTGCTGCTCGGACAGACCGCCGACGTCCCCGACGAGCGCCGCGGCGCCTCGTTCGTGTGCGCCGCCGCGCTCGTCACGCCCGAGGCGGCGGCCGGGCTCCATGACACCGACGACACCGACGGCTCCGATGCCACCGGCGGCCCCGACGCGGAGGACTCCGTGCCCGGGCGCACTGTGGTGCACGGGACGTGGCGCGGCACCCTGCTGCGTGCCCCGCGCGGGGAGAACGGGTTCGGCTACGACCCGATCTTCGCCCCGGAGGGCGACACCCGCTCCTCGGCCGAGCTCAGCGCCGAGGAGAAGGACGCCGCCTCCCACCGCGGGACCGCGCTGCGCGCACTCGTCCCGCACCTGCAGGCGCTGCTCGCCCGCGACTGA
- the rph gene encoding ribonuclease PH, which translates to MRPVTITRGFQKHPAGSVLVEFGDTKVLCAASVTDGVPRWRKGSGLGWVTAEYAMLPSATDTRSSRESVKGRIGGRTHEISRLIGRSLRACIDLRALGENTIAIDCDVLQADGGTRTAAITGAYVALCDAVTWLGEQGKLSDPKPISCQVAAVSVGVVDGRVRLDLPYEEDSRAEVDTNVVATETGTLIEVQGTGEGATFSRSTLDAMLDSALAGIAELSRLQVDVLAAPHPKIVAQTAPAAPGTAGEGDA; encoded by the coding sequence ATGCGGCCGGTGACCATCACCCGGGGCTTCCAGAAGCACCCTGCGGGATCGGTGCTGGTGGAGTTCGGTGACACGAAGGTGCTGTGCGCCGCCAGCGTCACCGACGGGGTACCGCGCTGGCGCAAGGGATCCGGCCTCGGCTGGGTCACCGCCGAGTACGCGATGCTGCCCTCGGCCACCGACACCCGCTCGTCGCGGGAGTCGGTGAAGGGGCGGATCGGCGGCCGCACCCACGAGATCTCCCGGCTGATCGGCCGGTCCCTGCGTGCCTGCATCGACCTGCGCGCGCTCGGCGAGAACACGATCGCGATCGACTGCGACGTCCTGCAGGCCGACGGCGGCACCCGCACCGCGGCGATCACCGGCGCCTACGTGGCCCTGTGCGACGCCGTCACCTGGCTCGGGGAGCAGGGCAAGCTGTCCGACCCCAAGCCGATCTCCTGTCAGGTCGCCGCGGTGTCGGTCGGCGTCGTCGACGGACGCGTCCGGCTCGACCTGCCCTACGAGGAGGACTCGCGGGCCGAGGTCGACACGAACGTCGTCGCCACCGAGACCGGGACGCTGATCGAGGTCCAGGGGACCGGCGAGGGCGCCACGTTCTCCCGCTCGACCCTCGACGCGATGCTCGACTCCGCGCTCGCCGGGATCGCCGAGCTGTCCCGCCTCCAGGTCGATGTGCTCGCCGCGCCGCACCCGAAGATCGTCGCGCAGACCGCCCCCGCCGCCCCGGGCACCGCGGGGGAGGGCGACGCGTGA
- the murI gene encoding glutamate racemase, whose product MSDAPGLDAPIGIFDSGVGGLTVARSVIDLLPAEQIVYVGDTAHSPYGPRRLADIRRLSLGIGDELVDSGVKALVIACNSASAACLADFRERYPVPVVEVVRPAVRRAVATTRNGRIGVIGTAATIASGAYSDAFDAAPDTEITSVACPRFVDFVERGTTSGRQVLGVAQGYLEPLQRAGVDTVVLGCTHYPLLSGVLEIVLGPDVTLVSSADETARTLVRTLHAHDLLRDDTAPPAPHRFLATGDPEPFARLGRRFLGPEIGSVVGRAGAALPSA is encoded by the coding sequence GTGAGCGACGCACCCGGGCTCGACGCCCCGATCGGCATCTTCGACTCCGGGGTCGGCGGTCTGACCGTCGCCCGCTCGGTCATCGACCTGCTGCCCGCCGAGCAGATCGTCTACGTCGGTGACACCGCGCACAGCCCGTACGGGCCGCGCCGGCTCGCCGACATCCGGCGCCTCTCGCTCGGCATCGGCGACGAGCTCGTCGACTCCGGGGTCAAGGCGCTGGTCATCGCCTGCAACTCCGCCTCGGCGGCGTGCCTGGCCGACTTCCGCGAGCGCTACCCCGTGCCGGTGGTCGAGGTCGTCCGCCCGGCCGTGCGCCGCGCCGTCGCCACCACCCGCAACGGTCGGATCGGTGTCATCGGCACCGCCGCGACGATCGCCTCGGGCGCCTACTCCGACGCCTTCGACGCCGCTCCCGACACCGAGATCACCTCGGTCGCCTGCCCCCGGTTCGTCGACTTCGTCGAGCGCGGCACCACCAGCGGCCGCCAGGTCCTCGGCGTCGCCCAGGGCTACCTGGAGCCGCTCCAGCGCGCCGGGGTCGACACCGTCGTCCTCGGCTGCACCCACTACCCACTGCTGTCCGGGGTGCTGGAGATCGTCCTCGGCCCGGACGTGACGCTCGTGTCCTCGGCCGACGAGACCGCCCGCACCCTGGTCCGGACCCTGCACGCGCACGACCTGCTGCGCGACGACACCGCCCCGCCCGCACCGCACCGCTTCCTCGCCACCGGTGACCCGGAGCCCTTCGCCCGCCTGGGCCGCCGGTTCCTGGGCCCGGAGATCGGGTCGGTCGTGGGCCGCGCGGGTGCCGCGCTCCCGTCCGCCTGA
- a CDS encoding BCCT family transporter: MLAAYPWATVTGLLVMVLVAIFFVSGADAASIVMGTLSQRGTVEPSKWVVVFWGAAMGAVSVLMLLTGGEDALSGIQNLTILVAAPFVVIMVLLCVALHRDVRRDRVILRAVKSAEVMEQAVDWATDNHGDDFYVKVGSFAKDDGVTAAYPGERPSRSRRSTP, encoded by the coding sequence ATGCTGGCCGCCTACCCGTGGGCGACGGTCACCGGCCTGCTCGTCATGGTCCTGGTCGCGATCTTCTTCGTCTCCGGCGCCGACGCCGCGTCGATCGTGATGGGCACCCTGTCCCAGCGCGGCACCGTCGAGCCCAGCAAGTGGGTGGTCGTCTTCTGGGGCGCCGCGATGGGCGCGGTCTCGGTGCTGATGCTGCTCACCGGGGGCGAGGACGCCCTGTCGGGCATCCAGAACCTCACGATCCTGGTCGCGGCACCGTTCGTGGTGATCATGGTGTTGCTGTGCGTGGCCCTGCACCGCGACGTCCGCCGTGACCGGGTCATCCTGCGCGCGGTCAAGAGCGCCGAGGTGATGGAGCAGGCCGTCGACTGGGCGACCGACAACCACGGCGACGACTTCTACGTGAAGGTCGGCTCCTTCGCCAAGGACGATGGGGTCACCGCCGCGTACCCCGGGGAGCGGCCGTCCCGGTCGCGGCGGTCGACCCCCTGA
- a CDS encoding DUF2017 domain-containing protein, which translates to MNGWKRSGRGDRVRYTSGFSGEEAVVLRGLFTEIRQMLAGRAEFASTDELAELTGIRTGPTSRPTDRVLARLLPDFTTEDSDLAGGMRSLHEPSLIEAKDAAAATVLDTLPEAGGRLELTEAQVDAWLAALNDVRLALGTALDVSEDMPEQLPDDDPRAQHLGVYHWLTYVQDSLVRVRVRGL; encoded by the coding sequence GTGAACGGCTGGAAGCGCAGCGGCCGCGGTGACCGCGTCCGCTACACGTCCGGGTTCTCCGGCGAGGAGGCCGTCGTCCTGCGGGGGCTGTTCACCGAGATCCGCCAGATGCTCGCCGGTCGCGCCGAGTTCGCGTCCACCGACGAGCTCGCCGAGCTCACCGGTATCCGCACCGGCCCGACGTCGCGGCCGACCGACCGGGTGCTGGCCCGGCTGCTGCCGGACTTCACCACCGAGGACTCCGACCTCGCCGGCGGGATGCGCTCGCTGCACGAGCCGTCGCTGATCGAGGCCAAGGACGCCGCCGCGGCGACCGTGCTGGACACCCTGCCGGAGGCGGGTGGACGGCTGGAGCTCACCGAGGCCCAGGTCGACGCCTGGCTGGCCGCCCTCAACGACGTGCGGCTCGCGCTCGGCACCGCCCTCGACGTCAGCGAGGACATGCCCGAGCAGCTGCCCGACGACGACCCGCGGGCCCAGCACCTGGGCGTCTACCACTGGCTGACCTACGTGCAGGACTCCCTGGTCCGGGTTCGCGTCCGGGGGCTCTGA
- a CDS encoding Mov34/MPN/PAD-1 family protein: protein MLVLRSDLVDAIVAHARRDFPVESCGQLVGPETGEHPERYVPMTNADEVASDFAFSPAEDIRLERELDASGERRMFVVHSHTRLPRRPVAHTGLPEAYPSPKDVAQMEWTPDQHWLIVGLATADAEPEVRSYHLADGEVVEDELAVVESYMFSHTGSDDVPDRA from the coding sequence GTGCTCGTCCTCCGGTCCGACCTCGTCGATGCGATCGTCGCGCACGCCCGCCGGGACTTCCCGGTCGAGTCGTGCGGGCAGCTCGTCGGTCCCGAGACCGGTGAGCACCCCGAGCGCTACGTGCCGATGACCAACGCCGACGAGGTGGCGAGCGACTTCGCCTTCTCCCCGGCCGAGGACATCCGCCTGGAGCGCGAGCTGGACGCGTCCGGTGAGCGCCGCATGTTCGTCGTCCACTCCCACACGCGGCTGCCGCGGCGCCCGGTGGCGCACACCGGCCTGCCCGAGGCCTACCCGTCGCCCAAGGACGTCGCCCAGATGGAGTGGACCCCCGACCAGCACTGGCTGATCGTGGGCCTCGCCACCGCCGACGCCGAGCCCGAGGTGCGCTCCTACCACCTCGCCGACGGCGAGGTCGTGGAGGACGAGCTGGCGGTCGTGGAGTCCTACATGTTCTCCCACACCGGCTCCGACGACGTGCCCGACCGGGCCTGA
- the clpS gene encoding ATP-dependent Clp protease adapter ClpS, whose amino-acid sequence MSAPSPAPSPAPTEQVTPDLDESAGPDTPWQAIVWNDPVNLMSYVTYVLQKVFHYPEAKATALMLDVHHKGRAAVSAGDKDTVEGHVAQLHAAGLWATMQRA is encoded by the coding sequence ATGTCCGCGCCGTCACCAGCGCCGTCCCCGGCGCCCACCGAGCAGGTCACGCCCGACCTGGACGAGTCCGCCGGCCCCGACACGCCGTGGCAGGCCATCGTCTGGAACGACCCGGTCAACCTCATGTCGTACGTGACCTACGTGCTGCAGAAGGTGTTCCACTACCCCGAGGCGAAGGCCACCGCGTTGATGCTCGACGTGCACCACAAGGGACGCGCCGCCGTGTCGGCCGGTGACAAGGACACCGTGGAGGGGCACGTCGCCCAGCTCCACGCGGCCGGCCTGTGGGCCACCATGCAGCGGGCCTGA
- a CDS encoding MBL fold metallo-hydrolase: protein MQLIVLGCSGSGPGPESPASGYLVEAGSTRLTLDLGNGTLGALQRHADPFSLDAAVFSHLHPDHCSDFPSLAVHRRYHPRPPFDATARKLPVHAPAGAHTRFARADAVTEADYARTDLTDVFSFHDLVAGEPFTVGAGDDVVTVTAHEVVHVCPAWALRLEHRGRVLTYSGDTAACPGLVEAARDADLLLCEASWPHAEAGPPGVHLSGREAGEHAAAAGARRLVVTHVPAWFDRESLGAEAKAAFGGTVELARPDAVFEV, encoded by the coding sequence ATGCAGCTGATCGTTCTCGGGTGCTCCGGCAGCGGCCCCGGACCCGAGTCCCCGGCATCGGGCTACCTCGTCGAGGCCGGGTCGACCCGCCTCACCCTCGACCTCGGCAACGGCACCCTCGGCGCCCTGCAGCGGCACGCCGACCCGTTCTCCCTCGACGCCGCGGTGTTCAGCCACCTGCATCCCGACCACTGCTCGGACTTCCCGTCGCTGGCGGTGCACCGTCGCTACCATCCCCGGCCCCCGTTCGACGCGACCGCGCGGAAGCTGCCCGTGCACGCCCCGGCCGGTGCGCACACCCGCTTCGCCCGCGCCGACGCCGTCACCGAGGCCGACTACGCCCGCACCGACCTCACCGACGTCTTCTCCTTCCACGACCTCGTGGCGGGGGAGCCGTTCACCGTCGGCGCCGGCGACGACGTCGTCACCGTCACCGCCCACGAGGTCGTGCACGTCTGCCCCGCCTGGGCGCTGCGCCTCGAGCACCGCGGCCGGGTGCTGACCTACTCCGGGGACACCGCCGCCTGCCCCGGACTCGTCGAGGCCGCCCGCGACGCCGACCTGCTGCTCTGCGAGGCCAGCTGGCCGCACGCCGAGGCCGGACCGCCCGGGGTGCACCTGTCCGGACGGGAGGCGGGCGAGCACGCCGCGGCTGCCGGCGCCCGGCGTCTGGTCGTCACCCACGTCCCGGCCTGGTTCGACCGCGAGTCCCTCGGCGCCGAGGCCAAGGCGGCCTTCGGCGGGACCGTCGAGCTCGCCCGGCCCGACGCGGTGTTCGAGGTCTGA
- a CDS encoding nicotinate phosphoribosyltransferase, with the protein MTGTALLTDRYELTMVAAALADGTAERHCVFELFARRLPDGRRYGVVAGTGRLLEALSRFRFSDADLEFLTPVVDAATLDRLRDYRFSGDVDGYPEGELYFPGSPVLTVTGTFADAVILETLALSIYNHDSAIASAAARMVTAAAGRPLIEMGSRRTHEEAAVASARAAYLAGFATTSNLAAGARHGIPTAGTAAHAWVLLHDDEPSAFASQVAALGTDTTLLVDTYDIRRGISHAVAAAGPGLGAVRIDSGDLGVLARQAREQLDALGATGTRIVLSGDLDEYAIASLRAEPVDSYGVGTSLVTGSGSPTAGMVYKLVEVDGRPVSKRSSAKESRGGRKAALRRFKPTGTAVEEVVYPYGTDPVPGPHDRVLPEPLVRGGEIVADGSVTGLESARERLRTALVAVPWEGLKLSRGEPAIPTTFLTGS; encoded by the coding sequence ATGACCGGCACGGCCCTGCTGACCGACCGCTACGAGCTGACGATGGTGGCGGCGGCCCTCGCCGACGGCACCGCCGAACGGCACTGCGTCTTCGAGCTGTTCGCGCGCCGCCTCCCCGACGGGCGCCGCTACGGCGTCGTCGCCGGGACGGGGCGGCTGCTGGAGGCGCTGTCGCGCTTCCGCTTCTCCGACGCCGACCTGGAGTTCCTCACCCCGGTCGTCGACGCGGCGACCCTGGACCGGCTCCGCGACTACCGCTTCTCCGGCGACGTCGACGGCTACCCGGAGGGCGAGCTGTACTTCCCCGGCTCCCCCGTCCTCACCGTGACCGGCACCTTCGCCGACGCGGTGATCCTCGAGACCCTCGCGCTGTCGATCTACAACCACGACAGCGCGATCGCCTCGGCCGCGGCGCGGATGGTGACCGCGGCGGCCGGGCGGCCGCTGATCGAGATGGGTTCGCGGCGCACCCACGAGGAGGCCGCCGTGGCCTCCGCACGGGCCGCGTACCTGGCGGGCTTCGCGACGACGTCGAACCTCGCCGCCGGTGCCCGGCACGGCATCCCGACAGCGGGCACGGCCGCGCACGCCTGGGTCCTGCTGCACGACGACGAGCCGTCCGCCTTCGCCAGCCAGGTCGCCGCCCTGGGCACCGACACCACGCTGCTCGTCGACACCTACGACATCCGCCGCGGCATCTCACACGCCGTCGCGGCCGCCGGTCCCGGGCTGGGTGCGGTCCGCATCGACTCCGGGGACCTCGGCGTACTGGCCCGCCAGGCCCGCGAGCAGCTCGACGCGCTCGGTGCCACCGGGACCCGGATCGTGCTGTCCGGCGACCTCGACGAGTACGCGATCGCCTCGCTGCGCGCCGAGCCGGTCGACTCCTACGGCGTGGGGACCTCCTTGGTCACCGGGTCGGGCTCGCCGACGGCCGGGATGGTCTACAAGCTCGTCGAGGTCGACGGGCGCCCGGTGTCCAAGCGGTCGAGCGCGAAGGAGTCCCGCGGCGGGCGCAAGGCGGCGCTGCGTCGGTTCAAGCCGACCGGCACCGCGGTCGAGGAGGTCGTGTACCCCTACGGCACCGATCCGGTCCCCGGCCCGCACGACCGGGTGCTGCCGGAGCCGCTGGTACGGGGCGGCGAGATCGTCGCCGACGGCTCCGTCACCGGCCTGGAATCCGCCCGGGAGCGGCTGCGGACGGCGCTGGTCGCCGTACCGTGGGAGGGGCTGAAACTGTCCCGCGGCGAGCCCGCGATCCCGACCACCTTCCTCACCGGGAGCTGA
- a CDS encoding PLP-dependent cysteine synthase family protein, producing the protein MRYDSLLHAVGDTPLVGLPSLSPSEDVRLWAKLEDRNPTGSIKDRPALAMIEDAEKQGLLTPGCTILEPTSGNTGISLAMAAKLKGYEIICVMPENTSEERRQLLAMYGAQIISSPAAGGSNQAVALAKQLASEHSDWVMLYQYGNPANTDAHYRGTGPEILRDLPSITHFVAGLGTTGTLVGAGRYLREQKPDVQVVAAEPRYGELVYGLRNLSEGFVPELYDETVLTGRFSVGSYDALRRTRQLVEQEGIFAGISSGAILHAALGVANKALDAGQRADVVMIVCDGGWKYLSTGAYSGDLGTAAQGIDGHLWA; encoded by the coding sequence GTGCGTTACGACTCGCTGCTGCACGCCGTCGGCGACACCCCGCTCGTCGGGCTGCCGTCCCTGTCGCCGTCGGAGGACGTGCGGCTGTGGGCGAAGCTGGAGGACCGCAACCCCACCGGCTCGATCAAGGACCGGCCTGCGCTGGCCATGATCGAGGACGCCGAGAAGCAGGGGCTGCTCACGCCCGGCTGCACGATCCTGGAGCCCACCTCGGGCAACACCGGCATCTCGCTGGCGATGGCCGCGAAGCTCAAGGGCTACGAGATCATCTGCGTGATGCCGGAGAACACCTCCGAGGAGCGTCGCCAGCTGCTGGCGATGTACGGCGCGCAGATCATCTCCTCGCCGGCGGCCGGTGGGTCGAACCAGGCCGTCGCCCTCGCCAAGCAGCTGGCGTCCGAGCACTCGGACTGGGTGATGCTCTACCAGTACGGCAACCCGGCCAACACCGACGCGCACTACCGCGGCACCGGCCCGGAGATCCTGCGCGACCTGCCGTCGATCACCCACTTCGTCGCCGGGCTCGGCACCACCGGCACCCTCGTCGGGGCCGGGCGCTACCTGCGTGAGCAGAAGCCCGACGTGCAGGTCGTCGCGGCCGAGCCCCGCTACGGCGAGCTCGTCTACGGCCTGCGGAACCTGTCGGAGGGCTTCGTCCCGGAGCTCTACGACGAGACAGTGCTGACCGGTCGCTTCTCTGTCGGCTCCTACGACGCGCTGCGCCGCACCCGCCAGCTGGTGGAGCAGGAGGGCATCTTCGCCGGGATCTCCTCCGGCGCGATCCTGCACGCCGCCCTCGGCGTCGCGAACAAGGCGCTCGACGCCGGTCAGCGCGCCGACGTCGTGATGATCGTCTGCGACGGCGGATGGAAGTACCTGTCCACCGGCGCCTACTCCGGTGACCTGGGCACCGCCGCGCAGGGCATCGACGGGCACCTCTGGGCCTGA
- a CDS encoding bifunctional metallophosphatase/5'-nucleotidase gives MSSPGRRVGIVLAALLAVVLAVGVTVEAVTLSGRSAPGAPGSGTVRLIALNDLHGNLEPPSGSSGRVTDDAGAQVEAGGAAFLAAHVAALRAQAPASVVLSTGDNVGASPLASALFHDEPTVEVLERMGVAASVAGNHEFDEGIAELRRLQHGGCHPTDGCRFTPSYDGASFPILSANVTDGSGRPALAASTVVEAGGTRIGVIGATLSELPDLVSPDGIRGLAVGDEVAAVDAASRGLTAQGVRAQVLLLHQGDETTGDGGPDACAIEPGGPASRIAAAVSADVDAVFSAHTHQQYLCSATDPAGNPRPFVQGLSFGRLLSVVDLALTGDGDVDRGTTTARNEVVTRDVTPDPGVAEVVDRAVAQSRPLAERPVGTVAGPLLRAAGPTGLSPLGTVIADAQLAASRGDGAQIALTNPGGVRADLVPGAGGRVTYGQAYTVQPFGNILQTMTLTGAQLRAVLDQQFTVEDGPTVLQSSSNLRYTVTGNRVGDIAIGGVPVTDGGRYRVATNNFLSAGGDGFDTFTAGTELVGGPVDLDAFVAYLGANPGLTPPSTDRIVRR, from the coding sequence GTGTCCTCCCCCGGTCGCCGTGTCGGAATCGTCCTCGCCGCCCTGCTCGCCGTCGTCCTGGCGGTGGGGGTCACCGTCGAGGCGGTGACGCTCTCCGGCCGTTCCGCCCCGGGTGCCCCCGGCTCCGGCACGGTGCGGCTCATCGCGCTCAACGACCTGCACGGCAACCTGGAACCGCCCTCGGGATCCTCGGGCCGGGTGACCGACGACGCCGGCGCGCAGGTCGAAGCCGGCGGCGCCGCGTTCCTCGCCGCGCACGTCGCGGCGCTGCGGGCACAGGCTCCGGCGAGCGTGGTGCTGTCCACCGGCGACAACGTCGGCGCGTCCCCGCTGGCGTCGGCGCTGTTCCACGACGAGCCGACCGTCGAGGTGCTGGAGCGGATGGGTGTCGCCGCGTCCGTCGCGGGCAACCACGAGTTCGACGAGGGCATCGCCGAGCTGCGCCGGTTGCAGCACGGCGGCTGCCACCCGACCGACGGCTGCCGCTTCACCCCGTCCTACGACGGCGCCTCCTTCCCGATCCTGTCCGCCAACGTGACCGACGGCTCCGGGCGGCCGGCGCTCGCCGCGTCGACGGTGGTGGAGGCGGGCGGGACCCGGATCGGTGTCATCGGCGCCACCCTGTCCGAGCTGCCCGACCTGGTCTCCCCCGACGGCATCCGCGGCCTGGCCGTCGGCGACGAGGTCGCCGCGGTCGACGCGGCGTCGCGCGGGCTGACCGCGCAGGGGGTGCGGGCGCAGGTGCTGCTGCTGCACCAGGGCGACGAGACGACCGGTGACGGCGGCCCGGACGCCTGTGCGATCGAGCCCGGCGGGCCGGCGTCGCGGATCGCGGCCGCGGTGTCCGCCGACGTCGACGCGGTGTTCTCCGCGCACACCCACCAGCAGTACCTGTGCTCGGCGACCGACCCGGCCGGGAACCCCCGACCGTTCGTGCAGGGCCTGTCGTTCGGCAGGCTGCTGTCGGTGGTCGACCTCGCCCTGACCGGCGACGGCGACGTGGACCGCGGCACGACGACGGCCCGCAACGAGGTCGTCACCCGCGACGTCACACCCGACCCGGGCGTGGCCGAGGTCGTCGACCGTGCGGTCGCGCAGTCGCGGCCGCTGGCCGAGCGTCCGGTCGGGACGGTGGCCGGGCCGCTGCTGCGCGCGGCCGGGCCGACCGGGCTGTCCCCGCTCGGCACGGTGATCGCCGACGCCCAGCTCGCCGCCTCCCGCGGCGACGGCGCGCAGATCGCGCTGACCAACCCCGGCGGGGTGCGCGCGGACCTGGTGCCCGGCGCGGGCGGCCGAGTCACCTACGGGCAGGCCTACACCGTGCAGCCGTTCGGCAACATCCTGCAGACGATGACGCTCACCGGTGCCCAGCTGCGGGCGGTGCTCGACCAGCAGTTCACCGTCGAGGACGGCCCGACGGTGCTGCAGAGCTCGTCGAACCTGCGCTACACGGTGACGGGGAACCGGGTGGGCGACATCGCGATCGGCGGTGTCCCGGTCACCGACGGCGGCCGCTACCGGGTCGCGACGAACAACTTCCTGTCCGCGGGCGGCGACGGCTTCGACACCTTCACCGCCGGGACCGAGCTGGTCGGGGGGCCGGTGGACCTCGACGCGTTCGTCGCGTACCTCGGCGCGAACCCGGGACTGACCCCGCCGTCCACCGACCGGATCGTGCGGCGGTGA